The following proteins come from a genomic window of Fibrobacter sp. UWR4:
- a CDS encoding tetratricopeptide repeat protein gives MAKVVQITSENFETEIAQPSETRAVAVLFSSAEYPDCAGYAQLMGQLSTSMDFTLGVVSCDDRANMQLIQAFRVRSVPEVHIVDKGQIADVIAGVLPEDELKKRLEKFYVSDEMRTQNTLEEAIANKQFDEALPLLNEALQKTPNDKKLLLLWAKASLGMGDTEKAKDILNKFTEADDQYKEAKSLLELLDFHAEAAKKDVQGKEAIVYQQCCILAASEQFEDALQAFLNLYVEAPEWNDGAAKKAMLTLFGVLGPKHELTWKYRAKLNTIMFI, from the coding sequence ATGGCTAAAGTAGTACAAATTACCTCCGAAAATTTTGAAACCGAAATTGCTCAGCCCTCCGAAACAAGAGCTGTAGCTGTCCTTTTCTCCTCCGCCGAATACCCCGACTGTGCTGGTTACGCACAGCTCATGGGTCAACTGAGCACAAGCATGGACTTTACCTTGGGCGTCGTCAGTTGCGACGACCGAGCCAACATGCAGCTCATCCAGGCCTTCCGCGTCCGTTCCGTTCCCGAAGTTCATATCGTGGACAAAGGCCAGATTGCAGATGTCATCGCAGGAGTGCTCCCCGAAGATGAACTGAAGAAGCGTCTTGAAAAATTCTATGTCTCCGACGAAATGCGCACCCAGAATACTCTGGAAGAAGCCATCGCCAACAAGCAGTTCGACGAGGCTCTTCCCCTTCTAAACGAAGCTTTGCAGAAGACCCCCAACGACAAGAAACTCCTTCTCCTTTGGGCAAAGGCAAGCCTCGGCATGGGCGATACAGAAAAAGCCAAGGACATTTTGAACAAATTCACAGAAGCCGATGACCAGTACAAGGAAGCCAAGTCCCTGCTGGAACTTCTGGATTTCCACGCCGAAGCAGCCAAAAAGGATGTTCAGGGCAAGGAAGCTATCGTCTATCAGCAGTGCTGCATCCTGGCAGCAAGCGAACAGTTCGAAGATGCCCTCCAGGCCTTCCTCAACCTGTATGTGGAAGCTCCGGAATGGAACGACGGTGCTGCCAAGAAGGCGATGCTCACCCTATTTGGCGTTTTGGGCCCCAAGCACGAACTGACTTGGAAGTACCGCGCCAAGTTGAATACGATTATGTTTATCTAA
- a CDS encoding biotin attachment protein translates to MKKIKFQDTSFRDGFQSIFGARVFAKDFMPAVEAACHAGITHFEAGGGARFQALYQNCGEDAFDMMDEFRRVVGPKARLQTLARGINVVALAPQPRDMIKLHADMFKKHGMTRIRNFDALNDVNNLIYSGKCITDAGLEHEVVVTMMELPPGCEGAHDPEFYERILKNILDAGVPFASVCFKDASGTANPRKVFETFKRARKLLGDDVELRIHSHDTCGTGVAQYTAAIEGGADGVDLARKPLSGGTSQPDLFSMFHALKGTDYKLALGEDGIVDDHIKELMDANNVAVECLKDYNFPPEARQISPDVIFSPMPGGALTANTLMMRETKTFHLYDKVIKNMSECVARGGFASSVTPVSQFYFQQAYMNTINENAGRDRWFKMTEGYGKMLLGYQGKTPCEPDPELVKIAADQFKLEPFSVAHPGVQCAEEILEPGIPAAKKQLEENGLPVTDENIFIVGCLQTKAGNKGIDFLKGERKIGVPKKDPNAAPAVDTKNMKAGQASTYRIALGNQSWDVQVSTLK, encoded by the coding sequence ATGAAAAAGATCAAATTCCAGGACACCTCCTTCCGTGATGGTTTCCAGTCTATTTTCGGTGCCCGCGTGTTCGCTAAGGACTTCATGCCGGCTGTTGAAGCTGCATGCCACGCAGGTATCACCCACTTTGAAGCAGGTGGCGGCGCCCGTTTCCAGGCCCTCTACCAGAACTGCGGCGAAGACGCATTCGACATGATGGACGAATTCCGTCGCGTTGTCGGCCCGAAGGCTCGCCTCCAGACCCTGGCCCGCGGTATTAACGTTGTGGCTCTTGCTCCCCAGCCCCGCGACATGATCAAGCTCCACGCTGACATGTTCAAGAAGCACGGCATGACCCGTATCCGTAACTTCGACGCCCTGAACGACGTGAACAACCTGATCTACTCCGGTAAATGCATTACCGACGCCGGTCTGGAACACGAAGTCGTAGTTACCATGATGGAACTTCCTCCGGGATGCGAAGGCGCACACGACCCCGAATTCTACGAACGCATCCTTAAGAACATCCTGGACGCAGGTGTTCCCTTCGCTTCCGTTTGCTTCAAGGACGCATCCGGTACCGCAAACCCCCGCAAGGTTTTCGAAACCTTCAAGCGCGCTCGTAAGCTTCTCGGCGACGACGTTGAACTGCGCATCCACAGCCATGATACCTGCGGTACTGGTGTGGCTCAGTACACCGCCGCTATCGAAGGTGGCGCTGATGGCGTTGACCTGGCTCGCAAGCCCCTTTCTGGTGGTACTTCCCAGCCGGACCTCTTCTCCATGTTCCACGCTCTCAAGGGCACCGACTACAAGCTGGCTCTCGGCGAAGACGGCATCGTTGACGATCACATCAAGGAATTGATGGACGCCAACAACGTTGCAGTGGAATGCCTCAAGGACTACAACTTCCCGCCCGAAGCTCGTCAGATCTCTCCGGACGTGATCTTCTCCCCCATGCCGGGTGGCGCACTTACCGCCAACACCCTCATGATGCGCGAAACCAAGACCTTCCACCTGTACGACAAGGTGATCAAGAACATGAGCGAATGCGTGGCTCGCGGTGGCTTTGCCTCTTCCGTGACCCCGGTTTCCCAGTTCTACTTCCAGCAGGCCTACATGAACACCATCAACGAAAACGCTGGTCGTGATCGTTGGTTCAAGATGACCGAAGGCTACGGCAAGATGCTCCTGGGCTACCAGGGCAAGACCCCGTGCGAACCGGATCCGGAACTGGTGAAGATCGCAGCAGACCAGTTCAAGCTGGAACCGTTCTCTGTGGCTCATCCGGGCGTCCAGTGCGCAGAAGAAATTCTGGAACCGGGTATTCCGGCTGCAAAGAAGCAGCTTGAAGAAAACGGTCTGCCTGTTACCGATGAAAACATCTTCATCGTCGGCTGTCTCCAGACCAAGGCTGGCAACAAGGGTATCGACTTCCTGAAGGGCGAACGCAAGATCGGCGTTCCCAAGAAGGACCCCAACGCTGCTCCGGCTGTGGACACCAAGAACATGAAGGCTGGTCAGGCTTCCACTTACCGTATCGCCCTCGGCAACCAGAGCTGGGACGTTCAGGTAAGCACCCTGAAGTAA
- the murI gene encoding glutamate racemase has translation MIGVFDSGFGGLTILRDLQKALPEYDYLYLGDNARAPYGSRSFETIYRYTLQAVRELFSRGCPLVILACNTASARALRSIQQDVLPFEFPDRRVLGIIRPTAEEAGNFSQTGHIGIFATAGTVSSGSYTIEINRFYPNLKVTQHACPMWVPLVEYGERGTEGAQFFVQKEVNALMKEDPEIDAVLLACTHYPLLEAEIRKALPAGVRPVFQGDIVAHKTVDYLKRHPEIEIRLTKTGKTSFLTTDTAKFFEKGANLFGMSDICAESLTF, from the coding sequence ATGATCGGTGTGTTCGATTCCGGCTTTGGAGGATTAACGATCCTAAGGGACCTTCAGAAGGCCCTGCCGGAATACGATTACCTGTATTTGGGAGATAACGCCCGTGCACCCTATGGCTCCCGCAGTTTCGAGACCATTTATCGCTACACGCTGCAGGCTGTCCGTGAACTTTTCAGCAGGGGCTGCCCTCTGGTAATTCTTGCCTGCAATACGGCTTCGGCTCGCGCTCTCCGTAGTATTCAGCAGGATGTGTTGCCTTTTGAGTTTCCGGATCGCCGCGTCCTTGGCATTATTCGCCCGACGGCAGAAGAAGCCGGCAATTTTAGCCAGACAGGACATATCGGGATTTTTGCTACGGCGGGAACGGTTTCCTCCGGTAGTTATACCATTGAAATTAATCGGTTCTATCCGAATTTGAAAGTTACCCAGCACGCCTGCCCCATGTGGGTTCCTCTAGTGGAGTATGGCGAGAGGGGGACGGAAGGTGCACAGTTCTTCGTTCAGAAGGAAGTGAATGCCCTTATGAAGGAGGATCCGGAAATCGACGCGGTGCTTTTAGCCTGTACTCATTATCCTCTGCTGGAAGCGGAAATCCGTAAGGCACTGCCTGCCGGAGTTCGTCCCGTATTCCAGGGCGACATTGTTGCCCACAAGACAGTGGATTACCTAAAGCGTCATCCAGAAATTGAAATTCGCCTTACAAAAACTGGAAAAACCAGTTTTTTGACTACAGATACCGCAAAATTCTTCGAAAAAGGGGCAAATCTCTTTGGAATGAGCGATATTTGTGCTGAGTCGTTGACTTTTTAG
- a CDS encoding UvrD-helicase domain-containing protein — protein sequence MDAESILSGLNGDQRAAVLHDHEKDSQLLILAGAGSGKTSVLTKRIQYRILCGVQPEKILALTFTAKAAAEMRERVQKLFPNAGVRLCTFHSLALHILKSEIPCGLSKLQADTIPAYQILGFEKMPSPTESSDREFLQQIKKTKLKPGTLSRENLFSDDLPRYVLSKVEPLRKEVLRSGKVVFEDLIYLAIKLLETNEGAAGYFREQWTEILVDEYQDINPSQYRMVKNLLGDRKSLFVVGDDDQAIYGFRGADIGNINRFCDDFKDSTLIRLEWNYRSVPNVLYLANEIFKNKPLHLQKVLRAGNSKGSGGNPLYTENRRPEVWESDNPVEEILKIVASIKELRMGYDLKWKNFAILVRYNRQRLYYEEALRDYNIPVFGDVVDVGDQGEVTVDDGVHVETVHASKGLQYAVVYYAGMAEDLTPGECTGNRRQRKKQLDEERRLYYVGVTRAEAYLILLYCRKRFWKGRLRKYKRSRFLPKSQPQTDSVMPMLLFRIWAILTVFGYMFVQIVKVPYVLIRYGKNSKVWVDRKIQEFGAYCMRRLRIDLTIDDQAKLGSVDWNRPVFVIGNHSSFVDIPIVFLSIQKTIGFVAKKTLGRIPFLRFWMTRIGCVLIDRSSGNAAIAIRKAIAERGQGARIFIFPEGHRSKDGKLGSFKSGAFRFAAENDGIILPLVIRGSGATWEQRKSSKRCKVSVQIMDPVDLAAMKKNESFDLKKDVMFALRDKMSAAL from the coding sequence ATGGATGCAGAGAGCATCCTCTCTGGATTGAATGGAGACCAGAGGGCGGCCGTGTTACACGACCATGAAAAGGACTCCCAGCTTTTAATTTTGGCGGGAGCGGGTTCTGGAAAAACATCTGTTTTAACAAAGCGTATTCAGTATCGCATTCTCTGCGGTGTTCAACCGGAAAAAATTCTGGCTTTAACCTTTACGGCGAAGGCCGCGGCGGAAATGCGGGAACGTGTACAGAAACTTTTTCCCAATGCAGGGGTTAGGCTCTGTACGTTCCATTCCCTGGCGTTGCATATTTTGAAAAGCGAGATTCCTTGCGGCTTGTCAAAATTACAGGCGGATACGATTCCGGCGTATCAAATTCTAGGCTTTGAAAAAATGCCGTCGCCTACGGAATCCTCGGATCGTGAATTCCTGCAGCAAATCAAGAAGACTAAACTGAAACCGGGGACCTTGTCCCGTGAAAATCTTTTCTCCGATGATTTGCCGAGATATGTACTTTCAAAAGTGGAACCCTTGCGGAAGGAGGTTCTTCGTTCGGGAAAGGTGGTGTTTGAAGACTTGATTTATCTGGCCATCAAATTGTTGGAGACGAATGAAGGTGCCGCTGGTTATTTTAGGGAACAATGGACTGAAATTCTGGTGGATGAATATCAGGATATTAATCCTTCCCAGTACCGTATGGTGAAAAATCTGCTTGGAGATAGGAAATCCCTTTTTGTAGTGGGGGATGATGACCAGGCTATTTATGGCTTCCGAGGAGCGGATATTGGAAACATCAATCGTTTCTGCGATGATTTCAAGGATAGTACCTTGATTCGCCTGGAATGGAATTATCGGTCTGTTCCCAATGTTCTCTATCTGGCTAATGAGATTTTCAAGAACAAGCCTCTCCATCTTCAGAAGGTATTGCGGGCAGGAAACTCCAAAGGGTCTGGCGGGAATCCTTTGTATACGGAGAACCGTAGGCCGGAAGTGTGGGAATCGGACAATCCTGTTGAAGAAATTCTGAAGATCGTGGCTTCCATCAAGGAACTGCGAATGGGTTACGACTTGAAATGGAAAAACTTCGCCATTCTTGTTCGGTACAACCGACAGCGTCTTTATTATGAAGAAGCTCTTCGGGATTACAACATCCCTGTTTTTGGAGATGTGGTGGATGTAGGGGACCAGGGGGAGGTGACTGTAGATGATGGCGTCCATGTGGAGACGGTTCATGCTTCCAAAGGTTTGCAGTATGCGGTAGTCTATTATGCCGGCATGGCGGAGGATCTTACTCCAGGAGAGTGTACTGGAAATCGCCGCCAACGGAAAAAACAACTGGATGAGGAACGAAGGCTGTATTATGTGGGGGTCACCCGAGCGGAAGCTTACCTGATTTTGTTATATTGCAGGAAAAGATTCTGGAAAGGGCGCCTTCGTAAGTACAAGCGTTCCCGATTCCTACCGAAAAGTCAACCTCAGACGGATTCTGTTATGCCAATGTTGCTTTTTAGAATTTGGGCCATCCTTACCGTGTTCGGCTATATGTTCGTACAGATTGTTAAGGTTCCTTACGTGCTGATCCGCTATGGAAAAAACTCCAAGGTCTGGGTGGATCGTAAAATTCAGGAATTTGGCGCCTATTGCATGAGACGTCTCCGTATTGATTTGACCATTGATGACCAGGCAAAGCTTGGGTCGGTGGATTGGAATCGTCCTGTATTTGTCATTGGCAACCATAGTTCCTTCGTTGACATTCCTATTGTGTTCCTTTCCATCCAGAAGACGATTGGTTTTGTGGCCAAGAAGACTTTGGGACGTATTCCATTTCTTCGTTTCTGGATGACCCGTATTGGCTGCGTCCTGATTGACCGAAGTAGCGGTAATGCGGCTATTGCAATCCGTAAGGCTATTGCGGAACGCGGTCAGGGTGCGCGAATCTTTATCTTCCCCGAAGGTCACCGCAGTAAGGATGGCAAGTTGGGCTCGTTCAAGAGTGGCGCCTTCAGGTTCGCTGCGGAAAATGACGGCATCATCCTCCCGCTGGTCATTCGTGGTTCTGGTGCTACTTGGGAACAGCGTAAGAGTTCCAAACGCTGCAAGGTGTCTGTCCAGATCATGGATCCGGTGGATCTTGCTGCCATGAAGAAGAATGAGTCCTTTGACTTGAAGAAGGATGTGATGTTTGCACTTCGTGACAAGATGAGTGCCGCTCTATGA
- a CDS encoding lysylphosphatidylglycerol synthase transmembrane domain-containing protein, translating to MNSKLKSFLVFCLKLLVTLVPAYFVYRNIVLAPDWNIEDLYELFSSKSAVPLVLAIACLGISNFTACLQWKLLLEKQDVHLSYARLLKLYYVGLFFNNFMPGNVGGDAKKVYDIRMQGGQDTVGAGLTATFFDRLFGLFFITLFALAVGLLFFVHDPEQRAFMWPSLWICLGFCMLFASLFSRRLGGLVCRLMTKFLPAKISERLMHMFKRFQQFRSVKLWISINVLSAITQSLRIFVHYFCGIAVGVDLSMSWYFYYIPLVAIVSALPISIGGFGPRELLAQSLFARAGVANLPSVVIQLLAYLVSLILSLVGAFLFLLGGGVPKGSSADEK from the coding sequence ATGAATAGTAAGTTGAAATCATTTTTGGTGTTCTGTCTGAAGTTGCTGGTGACCTTGGTTCCTGCTTACTTCGTGTACCGCAATATCGTGCTGGCTCCGGACTGGAATATTGAAGACCTGTATGAATTGTTCTCGTCCAAGAGTGCGGTGCCGCTGGTACTTGCTATCGCCTGCTTGGGCATTTCCAACTTTACGGCTTGCCTTCAATGGAAACTTCTCCTTGAAAAACAGGATGTTCATTTGAGTTATGCGCGCCTGCTGAAGCTTTACTACGTAGGCCTGTTTTTTAATAACTTTATGCCGGGCAATGTGGGTGGAGATGCCAAGAAGGTTTATGATATTCGTATGCAAGGTGGACAGGATACGGTAGGTGCCGGACTTACGGCTACCTTCTTTGATCGCCTGTTCGGCCTGTTCTTTATTACGTTGTTTGCACTTGCCGTTGGTCTGCTGTTCTTTGTTCATGATCCGGAACAACGTGCGTTCATGTGGCCTTCCCTGTGGATTTGCCTTGGGTTCTGCATGCTGTTTGCATCCCTGTTTAGCCGTCGCCTGGGGGGCCTTGTCTGTAGGCTGATGACCAAGTTCCTTCCTGCAAAGATATCTGAACGTCTGATGCACATGTTCAAACGTTTTCAACAGTTCCGTTCCGTGAAGTTGTGGATTTCCATTAATGTGCTGTCTGCGATTACGCAGTCCCTTCGAATTTTCGTTCATTACTTCTGTGGAATTGCTGTGGGTGTGGATCTTTCCATGTCCTGGTATTTCTACTACATTCCGCTGGTAGCCATTGTGAGTGCCCTGCCTATTTCTATTGGCGGCTTTGGTCCTCGTGAATTGCTGGCTCAGTCTTTGTTTGCTCGAGCCGGCGTGGCAAATTTACCCTCCGTGGTAATTCAGCTTTTGGCTTACCTGGTGAGCCTTATATTGAGCCTTGTTGGCGCATTCCTCTTCCTGTTGGGAGGGGGTGTACCTAAGGGATCTTCTGCAGACGAAAAGTAA
- a CDS encoding glycosyltransferase family 4 protein, which translates to MNILVVNYRDRLHPAAGGAEKHLHQIFSLIAKAGHQVVLFTTSFKGAKEREVVDGIQVVRKGGDLMFQLNCALNLGKLDREFGFDVVVEDLNKLPVFSHFFVKKPVLVQMHHLWRGSIFHEAFFPVAFGVWFFERIIPLFYRKQDFVVVSSSTKRELSEIGIDEDRIAVIYNGSDDCGADSESEKPVKCPSGIPYFLWLSRVHKYKGIWTALEAFEEFAKQHSDVKLMVAGDGPLLKKIPAWLKLHNLSDRVELLGFVSRERKRELLAGAVALLQTSYKEGWGLTVVEAAKLGTTTIASDVPGLRDSVRNGETGLLFQAGDAVACASEMDRLYCNDDLRTRLEEAARAYVDEFRWETAAELTTNLLQDLVIEHQVSAVAEDE; encoded by the coding sequence TTGAACATACTTGTCGTCAATTATCGTGATCGTTTGCATCCCGCCGCTGGCGGTGCAGAAAAACACTTGCATCAAATTTTTTCCCTGATAGCCAAGGCTGGTCATCAGGTGGTCTTGTTCACGACGTCTTTTAAGGGTGCTAAGGAACGTGAAGTGGTGGATGGAATTCAGGTTGTCCGTAAAGGCGGCGATTTGATGTTCCAGTTGAATTGCGCGTTGAACCTTGGGAAACTGGACCGTGAGTTTGGCTTCGATGTAGTTGTGGAAGATTTGAACAAGCTTCCCGTATTCTCCCACTTCTTTGTGAAGAAGCCTGTGTTGGTGCAGATGCATCATTTGTGGCGTGGCTCCATTTTCCACGAGGCGTTTTTCCCGGTTGCTTTTGGGGTTTGGTTCTTTGAACGAATCATTCCACTGTTCTATCGCAAGCAGGATTTTGTGGTGGTTAGCTCCAGTACAAAACGTGAGCTTTCTGAAATAGGTATTGACGAAGATCGTATTGCCGTGATTTATAATGGATCCGATGACTGCGGTGCAGATTCTGAAAGCGAAAAACCTGTGAAGTGCCCATCGGGTATTCCTTATTTCCTCTGGCTGTCTAGGGTCCATAAGTACAAGGGAATATGGACTGCGCTGGAAGCTTTTGAAGAATTTGCGAAACAGCATTCTGATGTGAAATTGATGGTGGCGGGAGATGGTCCTCTTCTGAAAAAAATTCCTGCCTGGCTGAAATTGCACAATCTTTCTGATCGGGTTGAACTGCTTGGCTTTGTTTCCCGAGAAAGAAAGCGGGAACTTCTGGCAGGGGCGGTTGCCTTGCTGCAGACTAGCTATAAGGAAGGCTGGGGCCTGACTGTGGTAGAAGCGGCCAAGCTTGGTACGACAACCATTGCTAGTGATGTACCTGGCCTTCGAGACAGTGTTCGTAACGGTGAAACGGGTTTGCTTTTCCAGGCAGGTGATGCTGTTGCCTGTGCATCCGAGATGGATCGTCTTTATTGTAACGATGATCTGCGAACGCGTCTCGAGGAAGCGGCCAGGGCTTATGTGGATGAATTCCGCTGGGAAACTGCAGCGGAACTTACGACCAATTTGCTGCAGGATCTTGTGATTGAACATCAGGTTAGTGCGGTAGCCGAAGATGAATAG
- a CDS encoding class I SAM-dependent methyltransferase gives MSIKEPDQSVWNRFWKRKNDMDKVYPSSPSVLQTIKKNFKVEGMKILEVGAGTGRDSAELARLGADVYVLDFAENSLKIVDSLRNKEQLFDNLHLVRGDAFKAPFPDCTFDLVFHQGLAEHFKDPLPLIKENYRILKHGGHCLCDVPQTVHPYTIIKHILIAMDKWFAGWETQFTMPELKKLMRDGGFKCVYTYGDWMRPNLYYRMLREACFKIGVELPKYPLQGTAYQKMKDSILDTLSTVPLMHYTQLCIGVLGRKP, from the coding sequence ATGTCAATCAAAGAACCTGATCAATCAGTATGGAATCGTTTTTGGAAGCGCAAGAACGACATGGACAAGGTCTATCCTTCCTCCCCGTCGGTGCTTCAGACTATTAAGAAGAATTTTAAGGTTGAAGGGATGAAAATCCTGGAGGTAGGCGCTGGTACTGGTCGCGATAGTGCGGAACTGGCTCGCCTAGGTGCTGACGTTTACGTTCTTGATTTTGCCGAAAATAGTCTTAAAATTGTGGATTCCTTACGTAACAAGGAACAGCTCTTTGATAATTTGCACTTGGTTCGAGGCGACGCCTTTAAGGCTCCGTTCCCGGATTGCACTTTTGATCTTGTTTTCCATCAGGGCCTGGCAGAACATTTTAAGGATCCCCTTCCTCTGATTAAGGAAAACTACCGTATTTTGAAGCACGGTGGCCATTGCCTTTGCGATGTTCCTCAGACTGTGCATCCTTATACGATTATCAAGCATATCCTGATCGCCATGGATAAGTGGTTCGCCGGCTGGGAAACCCAGTTCACCATGCCGGAACTGAAGAAGCTTATGCGCGATGGCGGCTTCAAGTGTGTTTATACATACGGTGACTGGATGCGGCCCAATCTCTATTATCGCATGCTTCGTGAAGCCTGCTTCAAGATTGGTGTCGAATTGCCGAAGTATCCGCTCCAGGGAACGGCTTACCAGAAGATGAAGGATTCCATTCTGGATACCCTCTCCACTGTTCCGTTGATGCATTATACTCAGCTTTGTATTGGGGTCTTGGGTCGTAAGCCCTAA
- a CDS encoding RNA polymerase sigma factor RpoD/SigA produces MHIDSTDTTLKRYLEDIRRTAPLSREEEQILFQKAKEGDKIARKKLISANMRFVLKVAIQYRGCPIPLPDLVSEGAMGLVRAIESFEHTRGLKFISYGVWWIKAYITRAINEQGNLIRLPANQHLRVRKALHEQSRGKEINEEIRELIQIGQRGVSFDSPLKADSKATYAEVLPDGGASNPEAESEIQSVEALARDLMEQLPEREAKVITGIFGINQEAPQTLREVGESMNISHERVRQLRDQALRRIRKYNSKEFLQEKKDAFLAAINK; encoded by the coding sequence ATGCATATTGATTCTACAGATACTACTCTAAAAAGATACCTTGAAGATATTCGTCGCACCGCACCTCTTTCTCGTGAAGAAGAACAGATTCTCTTCCAGAAGGCAAAGGAAGGCGACAAAATTGCCCGAAAGAAGCTCATTTCCGCTAACATGCGATTTGTTTTGAAGGTTGCCATCCAGTACCGTGGTTGCCCCATCCCCCTGCCGGACCTGGTTAGCGAAGGCGCTATGGGCCTCGTTCGCGCCATCGAATCCTTCGAACACACTCGTGGTCTCAAGTTCATTTCTTACGGCGTATGGTGGATTAAAGCCTATATTACACGCGCTATTAACGAACAGGGCAACCTGATTCGTCTTCCCGCAAACCAGCATCTCCGTGTGCGTAAGGCCCTGCACGAACAGTCCCGCGGTAAGGAAATCAACGAAGAAATCCGCGAACTCATCCAGATTGGCCAGCGTGGCGTTTCTTTTGACAGCCCCCTGAAGGCGGACTCCAAGGCTACTTACGCCGAAGTGCTCCCCGATGGTGGCGCATCCAATCCGGAAGCAGAATCCGAAATCCAGAGTGTGGAAGCACTGGCTCGCGATCTTATGGAACAGCTGCCGGAACGCGAAGCAAAGGTCATTACCGGCATTTTCGGTATCAATCAGGAAGCTCCGCAGACACTCCGTGAAGTGGGCGAATCCATGAACATTTCCCACGAACGCGTCCGTCAGCTCCGTGACCAGGCCCTGCGTCGTATCCGCAAGTACAACAGCAAGGAATTCCTCCAGGAAAAGAAAGACGCATTTTTGGCAGCCATCAACAAGTGA